The following are from one region of the Corynebacterium hindlerae genome:
- the groL gene encoding chaperonin GroEL (60 kDa chaperone family; promotes refolding of misfolded polypeptides especially under stressful conditions; forms two stacked rings of heptamers to form a barrel-shaped 14mer; ends can be capped by GroES; misfolded proteins enter the barrel where they are refolded when GroES binds), translating into MAKIIAFDEEARRGLEKGLNTLADAVKVTLGPKGRNVVLEKSWGAPTITNDGVSIAREIELEDPYEKIGAELVKEVAKKTDDVAGDGTTTATVLAQALVREGLRNVAAGSNPMGIKRGIEKAVEKVTEQLLSSAKEIETEEEIAATAGISAADPAIGAKIAEAMYAVGGGKLNKESVITVEESNTFGVELDVTEGMRFDKGYISGYFATDMERQEAVLEDPYILLVSSKISNIKELLPLLEKVMQTGKPLLIIAEDVEGEALSTLVVNKIRGTFKSVAVKAPGFGDRRKAMLQDMAILTGGQVISEEVGLSLETADIELLGTARKVVITKDDTTIVEGAGQASMIEGRVNQIRAEIENSDSDYDREKLQERLAKLAGGVAVIKVGAATEVELKERKHRIEDAVRNAKAAVEEGIVAGGGVALLQASHVLDDALSLTGDEATGVKIVRSALSAPLKQIAENAGLEPGVVADKVASLPLGQGLNAATGEYVDLMAAGINDPVKVTRSALQNAASIAALFLTTEAVVADKPQPAGAAVPDADAMGGMGAF; encoded by the coding sequence ATGGCTAAGATCATCGCCTTTGATGAAGAAGCACGCCGTGGTCTGGAAAAGGGCCTGAACACCCTGGCTGATGCAGTCAAGGTAACCCTTGGCCCTAAGGGCCGTAACGTGGTGTTGGAGAAGTCTTGGGGCGCTCCAACCATCACCAACGATGGTGTCTCTATCGCTCGTGAAATCGAGCTGGAGGATCCATACGAGAAGATCGGCGCTGAGCTGGTCAAGGAAGTAGCTAAGAAGACCGACGATGTTGCCGGTGACGGCACCACCACCGCTACCGTGCTCGCTCAGGCGCTGGTTCGTGAGGGCCTGCGCAACGTGGCAGCTGGTTCTAACCCGATGGGCATCAAGCGCGGCATCGAGAAGGCTGTAGAGAAGGTTACCGAGCAGCTGCTGAGCTCCGCTAAGGAGATTGAGACCGAGGAGGAGATCGCTGCTACCGCTGGTATCTCCGCCGCGGATCCTGCGATTGGCGCCAAGATTGCTGAGGCGATGTACGCCGTTGGCGGTGGCAAGCTGAACAAGGAATCCGTCATCACGGTGGAGGAGTCCAACACGTTTGGTGTTGAGCTCGACGTGACTGAGGGTATGCGCTTTGACAAGGGCTACATCTCCGGTTACTTCGCTACCGATATGGAGCGCCAGGAAGCAGTCCTGGAAGATCCATACATTCTCCTGGTGTCCAGCAAGATCTCTAACATCAAGGAGCTGCTGCCACTGCTTGAGAAGGTTATGCAGACCGGCAAGCCTCTGCTGATCATCGCTGAGGATGTTGAGGGCGAAGCCCTCTCCACCCTGGTGGTCAACAAGATCCGCGGCACCTTCAAGTCTGTTGCTGTGAAGGCTCCGGGCTTTGGTGACCGTCGTAAGGCCATGCTGCAGGATATGGCAATCCTCACCGGTGGCCAGGTCATCTCCGAAGAGGTCGGTCTGTCCTTGGAAACCGCGGACATCGAGCTGCTGGGTACCGCACGCAAGGTGGTTATTACCAAGGATGACACCACCATCGTTGAGGGTGCCGGCCAGGCATCCATGATCGAGGGGCGTGTAAACCAGATCCGCGCCGAGATCGAGAACTCCGATTCTGACTACGACCGCGAGAAGCTCCAGGAGCGCCTGGCTAAGCTCGCTGGCGGTGTCGCAGTGATCAAGGTGGGTGCCGCTACCGAAGTTGAGCTCAAGGAGCGCAAGCACCGCATCGAAGACGCCGTCCGTAACGCCAAGGCTGCGGTCGAGGAAGGCATTGTGGCCGGCGGTGGCGTGGCGCTGCTGCAGGCTTCGCACGTGCTTGACGACGCCCTGTCCCTCACCGGCGATGAGGCCACCGGTGTCAAGATCGTTCGTTCCGCCCTGTCTGCCCCTCTGAAGCAGATTGCGGAGAACGCTGGCCTGGAACCAGGCGTTGTTGCCGACAAGGTCGCTAGCCTCCCGCTGGGCCAGGGCCTGAACGCCGCTACGGGCGAATACGTTGACTTGATGGCTGCTGGCATCAATGACCCAGTGAAGGTGACACGCTCTGCCCTGCAGAACGCAGCATCCATCGCTGCGCTGTTCCTGACCACTGAGGCTGTTGTTGCAGACAAGCCTCAGCCTGCCGGCGCTGCGGTCCCAGATGCAGACGCTATGGGTGGTATGGGCGCCTTCTAA
- the ppk2 gene encoding polyphosphate kinase 2 → MAEAKEQEFHIVDLAATEGYVVDDSDEDDPVLLTPSGKPIDTWRENYPYSERLTRKEYEREKRALQIELLKWQNWTKETGQKHIILFEGRDAAGKGGTIKRFNEHLNPRGARTVALEKPSPRESTSWYFQRYIQHFPCAGEIVFFDRSWYNRSGVERVMGFCTESQHAEFLREVPMLENMIMGSGISLTKLWFSVTQKEQRTRFAIRQVDPVRQWKLSPMDLASLDKWDDYTRAKEEQFRYTDTDESPWITIKSNDKKRARLNAMRYVLSKFEYTGKDHELVGEPDPLIVLRGRDQIGD, encoded by the coding sequence ATGGCTGAAGCAAAAGAGCAGGAATTCCACATCGTCGATCTCGCCGCTACCGAAGGGTACGTAGTAGACGACTCGGACGAGGACGATCCGGTCCTCCTTACCCCTTCGGGTAAGCCGATTGATACCTGGCGGGAAAATTACCCATACAGTGAACGTCTTACTCGCAAAGAATACGAGCGTGAAAAGCGCGCACTCCAGATCGAGCTTTTGAAGTGGCAGAACTGGACCAAGGAAACTGGTCAGAAACACATTATCTTGTTTGAGGGCCGTGACGCTGCGGGCAAGGGTGGCACCATTAAACGCTTTAACGAGCACCTCAATCCTCGTGGTGCCCGTACCGTTGCGCTGGAGAAGCCCTCGCCCCGCGAATCTACTTCTTGGTACTTCCAGCGTTACATCCAGCATTTCCCTTGCGCTGGCGAGATCGTGTTCTTTGACCGTTCCTGGTACAACCGTTCCGGTGTTGAGCGCGTTATGGGCTTCTGCACTGAATCGCAGCACGCTGAGTTCCTGCGTGAGGTCCCTATGCTCGAGAATATGATCATGGGTTCCGGAATTTCCCTGACCAAGCTGTGGTTCTCCGTTACCCAGAAGGAGCAGCGCACCCGCTTCGCTATCCGTCAGGTAGACCCAGTGCGTCAGTGGAAGCTTTCCCCAATGGATCTCGCATCCCTGGACAAGTGGGATGATTACACCCGCGCTAAGGAAGAACAGTTCCGCTACACGGACACTGACGAATCTCCATGGATCACCATTAAGTCCAACGACAAGAAGCGCGCCCGCCTCAATGCGATGCGCTACGTGCTTTCCAAGTTTGAATACACCGGAAAAGATCACGAGCTCGTTGGCGAGCCAGATCCGCTGATCGTGCTGCGCGGTCGCGACCAGATCGGCGACTAA
- a CDS encoding Pls/PosA family non-ribosomal peptide synthetase, with protein sequence MSIHLVPAQYLRGAEAPPARTLYELLQATAEAHPEAAAIDDGTVMTYADLIEEVDNLAAHLHAHGIRRGDRIGIRMSSGTKDLYLAILGTIAAGAAYVPVDADDPDERADMVFGEADVNAVFTDEGLRIKRLSESGDTERPRLDDDVWIIFTSGSTGKPKGVAVSHRSAAAFVDAEAQMFLQDAPLGPEDRVLAGLSVAFDASCEEMWLAWGHGACLVPAPRSLVRSGMDLGPWLIRRDITVVSTVPTLAGMWPAEALDNVRLLIFGGEACPPELVERLATVDREVWNTYGPTEATVVACATTMEPNQPVSIGLPLAGWDLVVVDKQEQPVAVGEVGELVIGGVGLAHYLDPEKDAEKYAPMPSIGWDRAYRSGDHVRLEEDGLYFVGRVDDQVKIGGRRIELGEVEAGVASLPNVRQSAVAVQATGAGDKVLVGYVSLEDETQAFDHAEAHERLSNIMPAALVPRIHVMDDLPVRTSGKVDKKALPWPLPGTAVEAEGLSGTESWLAQLWVDTLGVSVESKEADFFELGGTSLAAATLVGAIRDRVPTVSVRDLYDHPRLELLAERVDQIAADTGVSLTSEIPEDMHSEIKPVGLSTRLAQFLIQIPAMTLLAGQWVTGLALLNWLLGFAGVTWALSLPTWALVVLVLAFFTPLGRLPVGALLVRLIAGSIKPGTYPRGGVTHLRLWAAERFAATSGATSIAGATWILTYARLLGAKVGAQVDLHTLPPVTGLLTLGDHAAVEPEVDLSGYWVEGDKVHVGAIEIGANARIGARSTLLPGSVIGEDAHIEAGSCVTGHKPVKARARWSGSPAAKVGRSKHRFPEEHPPRRSYWVPLYGLTSVALSLVPLLALAVAGVVVMLPSMLRPLSGLAALGWALALTPAGALLGLLSYMVMVWLIVRVVGIGLKPGVFPVRSVMGWRLWVTERTLDDARTHLFVLYASQLTPLWFRSLGAKIGANAEISTAVMIPRLTEIKEGSFLADDTMVGGYELGGGWMLTDVARVGKRSFLGNSGIAGPGRKLGKNSLVAVLSSTPKKARAGSNWWGSPPERLRRVTVSAGSGEDLTYNPGFGVKAARGLVETLRLLGPITSGLLFVAVLAALQTLWSVWGFWAAWALGGVVLMVAGLCALLVTVLVKWACVGQIQAGDHPLWSRFVWLNELQDVFVEGVCAPWYLNHNLGTGALNNALRLLGAHVGRGAWIESYWFPEADLCDVGRGATVGRGCVVQTHLFQDRVMSLDAVTLADGATLGPHSVALPASELRVDASVGPASLVMRGDRVPANSAWQGNPIEPRV encoded by the coding sequence GTGAGTATTCATCTAGTCCCCGCCCAGTATTTGCGTGGCGCCGAGGCCCCGCCCGCGCGCACCCTCTATGAGCTGCTGCAAGCCACCGCCGAGGCGCACCCGGAGGCCGCAGCCATTGATGACGGCACGGTGATGACCTACGCCGATTTGATCGAGGAAGTAGATAATTTAGCTGCCCATCTACATGCTCATGGGATCCGGCGTGGGGATCGCATCGGCATCCGCATGTCCTCCGGAACCAAGGATCTATACCTTGCCATTTTGGGCACGATCGCCGCCGGCGCTGCCTACGTTCCCGTGGACGCTGATGACCCGGATGAGCGTGCGGACATGGTGTTCGGGGAAGCCGACGTCAACGCCGTGTTCACCGACGAAGGCCTGCGTATCAAGCGCCTTTCCGAAAGCGGTGACACCGAGCGCCCCCGCCTTGACGACGACGTCTGGATCATCTTCACCTCCGGGTCTACCGGCAAACCGAAGGGGGTTGCGGTCTCGCACCGCAGCGCGGCAGCGTTCGTGGACGCAGAGGCGCAGATGTTCCTGCAGGACGCACCGCTCGGCCCGGAGGACCGAGTGCTGGCTGGCTTGTCTGTCGCATTCGATGCTTCTTGTGAGGAAATGTGGCTGGCCTGGGGCCACGGCGCGTGTCTGGTCCCCGCCCCACGCTCGCTGGTTCGGTCCGGCATGGACTTGGGCCCGTGGCTCATTCGCCGGGACATCACCGTGGTCTCTACGGTTCCTACTTTGGCGGGGATGTGGCCTGCAGAAGCGCTGGATAACGTGCGCCTGTTGATCTTTGGTGGCGAGGCCTGCCCGCCGGAGCTGGTGGAGCGTTTGGCGACGGTGGATCGCGAGGTGTGGAACACGTACGGCCCCACGGAAGCCACGGTGGTGGCGTGCGCCACCACGATGGAGCCGAATCAGCCGGTGAGTATCGGCTTGCCGCTCGCGGGTTGGGACCTGGTGGTCGTCGATAAGCAGGAGCAACCAGTGGCGGTCGGTGAGGTCGGCGAGTTGGTGATCGGCGGGGTGGGGCTGGCCCACTATTTGGATCCGGAAAAGGATGCGGAAAAGTATGCGCCGATGCCGTCGATCGGTTGGGATCGCGCGTACCGTTCCGGCGACCACGTGCGCCTGGAAGAGGACGGCCTGTACTTTGTGGGGCGCGTGGACGATCAGGTGAAGATCGGTGGGCGTCGCATTGAGCTGGGTGAGGTGGAGGCCGGTGTGGCGTCTTTGCCGAATGTTCGCCAGTCCGCGGTGGCGGTGCAGGCCACTGGCGCGGGCGATAAGGTGCTGGTCGGTTATGTGTCCTTGGAGGACGAGACGCAGGCGTTTGATCACGCCGAGGCCCATGAACGGTTGAGCAACATCATGCCCGCTGCCCTGGTGCCGCGCATTCATGTGATGGATGATCTGCCTGTGCGCACGTCCGGCAAGGTGGATAAGAAGGCGTTGCCGTGGCCGCTGCCGGGTACTGCGGTGGAGGCCGAGGGCCTGAGTGGCACGGAGTCGTGGCTTGCGCAGTTGTGGGTGGACACTCTTGGGGTGTCGGTGGAATCGAAGGAGGCGGACTTCTTCGAGCTCGGGGGGACGTCACTCGCGGCGGCCACGTTGGTAGGCGCGATTCGTGACCGGGTCCCCACCGTGTCCGTGCGGGACCTCTATGACCACCCGCGCCTGGAGTTGCTTGCGGAACGGGTCGACCAGATCGCGGCTGACACCGGGGTGTCGCTCACGTCGGAAATCCCGGAAGATATGCATTCGGAAATCAAGCCAGTTGGCCTGAGCACTCGCCTGGCGCAGTTTTTGATTCAGATTCCGGCGATGACGCTGCTGGCCGGCCAATGGGTGACGGGCCTGGCGTTGCTGAATTGGCTGTTGGGCTTTGCTGGTGTCACCTGGGCGCTGTCGCTGCCGACGTGGGCGCTGGTGGTCCTGGTCTTGGCATTCTTCACCCCACTGGGCAGGCTGCCGGTAGGTGCGTTGCTCGTGCGTCTCATCGCCGGGTCTATTAAGCCGGGTACATACCCGCGCGGCGGGGTGACACACCTGCGGCTCTGGGCAGCGGAACGCTTCGCAGCGACGTCCGGAGCCACGAGCATCGCCGGTGCGACATGGATTTTGACCTATGCGCGGCTCCTGGGCGCGAAGGTAGGCGCCCAGGTTGACTTGCACACGTTGCCGCCAGTGACGGGTTTGCTGACGCTCGGGGATCATGCTGCGGTGGAACCTGAGGTGGATCTGTCCGGGTATTGGGTTGAAGGCGACAAGGTGCACGTGGGTGCCATTGAGATTGGCGCTAATGCGCGCATCGGCGCGCGTTCCACGTTGTTGCCGGGGTCGGTCATTGGTGAAGACGCCCACATCGAGGCAGGCTCCTGCGTGACTGGCCACAAGCCGGTGAAGGCGCGGGCGCGCTGGTCTGGTTCGCCGGCGGCGAAAGTGGGCCGTTCCAAGCACCGCTTCCCCGAGGAGCATCCGCCGCGTCGCAGCTACTGGGTTCCGCTGTATGGGCTCACCTCGGTGGCGCTCAGCCTGGTGCCGTTGTTGGCGTTGGCCGTGGCTGGTGTCGTGGTGATGCTGCCAAGTATGCTGCGCCCACTGTCCGGGTTGGCGGCACTGGGCTGGGCGTTGGCGCTCACCCCGGCAGGCGCCCTCCTGGGCCTGCTGAGCTACATGGTGATGGTGTGGCTGATCGTCCGCGTGGTGGGCATCGGCCTGAAGCCGGGTGTGTTCCCGGTGCGCAGCGTGATGGGCTGGCGGCTGTGGGTGACGGAGCGCACGCTTGACGACGCCCGAACCCACCTCTTCGTGCTCTATGCTTCGCAGCTCACTCCCCTGTGGTTCCGCAGCTTGGGCGCAAAGATCGGAGCGAACGCCGAAATCTCCACGGCCGTGATGATTCCCCGCCTGACGGAAATCAAGGAGGGCTCCTTCCTGGCTGATGACACCATGGTGGGTGGCTATGAGCTGGGCGGTGGCTGGATGCTCACTGACGTAGCACGGGTGGGCAAGCGTTCCTTCCTCGGTAATTCGGGTATCGCTGGGCCGGGTCGCAAGCTGGGCAAGAATTCCCTGGTGGCCGTGTTGTCCTCGACTCCGAAGAAGGCCCGGGCGGGATCTAACTGGTGGGGCAGCCCTCCGGAGCGGCTGCGTCGCGTGACGGTGTCCGCCGGTTCCGGTGAGGATCTCACCTACAACCCTGGCTTTGGTGTGAAGGCGGCCCGTGGTTTGGTGGAGACCTTGCGTCTCCTGGGCCCGATCACCTCTGGGTTGCTGTTCGTCGCGGTGCTCGCAGCTTTGCAAACGTTGTGGTCTGTGTGGGGGTTTTGGGCTGCGTGGGCACTCGGTGGCGTGGTGTTGATGGTGGCCGGACTGTGTGCTCTGCTGGTGACGGTGCTGGTGAAGTGGGCGTGCGTGGGCCAGATTCAGGCGGGCGATCACCCGTTGTGGTCGCGGTTCGTGTGGCTGAACGAGTTGCAGGATGTGTTTGTGGAAGGCGTGTGTGCCCCGTGGTATTTGAATCACAATTTGGGCACCGGCGCGCTGAACAATGCGCTGCGGCTCCTCGGTGCCCACGTGGGTCGGGGCGCGTGGATTGAGTCCTATTGGTTCCCGGAGGCTGACCTGTGCGACGTGGGTCGGGGCGCTACCGTGGGCCGGGGTTGTGTGGTGCAGACCCACCTGTTCCAGGACCGGGTGATGAGTTTGGACGCCGTGACGCTTGCCGACGGCGCAACCCTCGGACCGCATTCTGTGGCGTTGCCTGCCTCTGAGCTACGTGTCGACGCCTCCGTGGGGCCTGCTTCCCTCGTGATGCGCGGCGACCGGGTCCCCGCCAACTCTGCGTGGCAGGGCAACCCGATTGAGCCTCGGGTGTAG
- a CDS encoding MarR family winged helix-turn-helix transcriptional regulator yields the protein MTTPLEIPTCLLQSPSFQLERLRRRTRDEVEATLATKGTTLREFWVLTCLIEASASSQASLGELLAIDASDMVRLIDALESHNWAKRERDPKDRRRQIVATTKKGKNAHAELATLVSEAEARALDDSTSKQLKHLRKLATSVLIAEEDPQ from the coding sequence ATGACCACGCCTCTTGAGATCCCAACATGTCTGCTCCAGTCCCCTTCCTTCCAGCTGGAGCGCCTGCGCCGTCGCACCCGCGATGAGGTGGAAGCTACCCTCGCCACCAAGGGCACAACCCTTCGGGAATTTTGGGTGCTGACGTGCCTCATTGAGGCGTCGGCGTCGAGCCAGGCGTCCCTCGGCGAGCTGCTCGCCATTGACGCGTCCGACATGGTTCGGCTTATCGACGCCCTAGAGTCCCACAACTGGGCCAAGCGGGAGCGTGATCCAAAGGATCGTCGTCGGCAGATCGTTGCCACAACCAAGAAGGGCAAGAATGCCCACGCGGAATTGGCGACTTTGGTCAGCGAAGCCGAGGCCCGGGCGTTGGACGATTCCACCTCTAAGCAGCTCAAGCACCTGCGCAAACTCGCAACTTCTGTCCTGATCGCTGAGGAGGACCCTCAGTAG
- a CDS encoding rhodanese-like domain-containing protein has product MRSVSVSEVPSGAQFIDVREIDEYAAVHAENAVNLPMSNFTSHVDQVNKDQEVYVICKSGGRSAQVCQYLENAGYDAINVEGGTDAWVAAGLPTG; this is encoded by the coding sequence ATGCGTTCTGTATCTGTTTCTGAGGTTCCGTCCGGCGCCCAGTTCATCGATGTTCGCGAAATCGATGAGTACGCCGCCGTTCACGCCGAAAACGCCGTCAACCTACCAATGTCCAACTTCACGTCTCACGTGGACCAGGTCAATAAGGACCAGGAGGTGTACGTGATCTGCAAGAGTGGTGGCCGTTCTGCACAGGTGTGCCAGTACCTGGAAAACGCCGGCTATGACGCGATCAATGTTGAGGGCGGCACGGATGCCTGGGTAGCTGCGGGACTGCCAACTGGCTAA
- a CDS encoding DUF4178 domain-containing protein has protein sequence MNSGFIIFMVIAIVAAGLAIYFFRSASRDDKDGLGQPQRFHRDPLQDVVGADQFGPDVVAPGAIISRGGKDYVVRGTLTLNQGPYYWWEHLLDGGDGSEWFGVEVDEGQLILTWWRTRKGAGLTPDSSVEFEGITYQEDERGHAHYQSQGTTGLPESGEMRYIDYADASGAKLLGFEGWASDESWEVSTGETIQSGELTVYPAPKV, from the coding sequence ATGAACTCCGGATTTATTATTTTCATGGTTATCGCAATCGTGGCTGCTGGGCTGGCGATTTATTTCTTCCGCTCTGCCAGCCGAGATGACAAGGATGGCCTTGGTCAGCCGCAACGTTTTCACCGGGACCCGTTGCAGGATGTTGTCGGCGCGGATCAGTTCGGTCCAGACGTCGTGGCCCCGGGCGCGATTATTTCTCGAGGCGGGAAGGATTACGTGGTACGCGGCACCTTAACTCTCAACCAGGGGCCTTATTACTGGTGGGAGCACCTGCTTGATGGCGGTGACGGTTCTGAGTGGTTCGGAGTCGAGGTTGATGAGGGCCAGCTGATCCTCACGTGGTGGCGCACTCGTAAGGGCGCTGGTCTGACTCCGGATTCCTCCGTGGAGTTCGAGGGGATCACGTACCAGGAGGACGAGCGTGGCCACGCCCACTACCAATCCCAGGGTACGACCGGCCTTCCGGAGAGCGGCGAGATGCGGTACATCGACTACGCGGATGCCTCGGGCGCGAAGCTGCTCGGTTTTGAAGGCTGGGCGAGCGATGAGTCGTGGGAAGTGTCGACCGGCGAGACGATTCAGTCGGGCGAGCTCACCGTGTACCCAGCACCAAAGGTGTAA
- a CDS encoding DUF2617 family protein, with amino-acid sequence MRVSLECPTADVSAHDLGLLLDGPLPEILTARSYRTQWRRAETSLELGIIGASHVATVRHGDCTFREEISCFAGTPGSLVSQQRRRYALRANVATRLDFPDAATDLLAGLDGWLVAEFPGVGPFHITAVTGGFAAGVWEWQTHHLYPEEKIIVSTASRFEL; translated from the coding sequence ATGCGAGTTAGTCTCGAGTGCCCCACCGCCGACGTCAGCGCCCACGACCTTGGCTTGCTTCTCGACGGCCCACTGCCCGAGATCCTCACCGCCCGCAGCTATCGCACCCAGTGGCGCAGGGCGGAAACCAGTCTTGAGCTTGGCATCATCGGGGCGTCGCACGTGGCGACGGTCCGGCACGGGGATTGCACCTTTAGGGAGGAGATTTCCTGTTTCGCGGGGACCCCGGGGAGCTTGGTGTCGCAGCAACGGCGTCGTTACGCACTGCGTGCCAACGTGGCCACCCGCCTCGACTTTCCCGATGCAGCCACAGACCTGCTGGCGGGGTTAGATGGTTGGCTGGTCGCGGAGTTTCCGGGCGTCGGTCCGTTTCATATCACCGCCGTGACCGGAGGTTTTGCTGCGGGCGTGTGGGAGTGGCAGACGCACCACCTGTACCCGGAAGAGAAGATCATCGTGAGTACGGCTAGTAGGTTTGAGCTATGA
- a CDS encoding DUF4247 domain-containing protein, translated as MSSRMKRKLGALFLVIAVVSFAAALIVGTSPKPNTYSRYGTYSCEGNVQQVADQIAAEDRPQARQFDPKTGTEYLKYRKRVVTVYQAGPTNCEIRVEDLRRYNDGTFVWLGPGFTPSSPSHSSGGSSGSGGSGSGVK; from the coding sequence ATGAGTTCTCGGATGAAGCGAAAGTTAGGGGCTCTGTTCCTGGTCATTGCAGTGGTGAGTTTCGCTGCGGCGCTGATCGTGGGCACGTCACCCAAGCCGAATACGTATTCGCGGTATGGCACTTACTCGTGCGAGGGAAACGTCCAGCAGGTGGCGGATCAGATCGCGGCGGAGGATCGGCCGCAGGCCCGCCAGTTTGATCCCAAGACGGGGACGGAATATTTGAAGTATCGCAAGCGTGTGGTCACGGTCTATCAGGCTGGTCCTACCAACTGTGAGATCCGGGTGGAAGACTTGCGGCGCTACAACGACGGGACGTTTGTGTGGCTCGGCCCTGGTTTCACCCCGAGCTCGCCGTCTCATTCCTCCGGCGGTTCGTCTGGCTCGGGTGGCTCCGGTTCCGGCGTGAAGTGA
- a CDS encoding DUF350 domain-containing protein — translation MAADLLIEVRDTVVYFVLSLFVLLVGFGMLDLLTPGKLYRAVFVDHLPNAAAIAIGQQVGLGLIVVTTVLGSPESLLEGITEVVVIGLLGVVLQAVVLVALEALIPGRFRDLVLDRKLRAGAVTCAVLLVVIAAVNAACLT, via the coding sequence ATGGCCGCTGACTTGCTGATTGAAGTTCGAGACACCGTCGTTTATTTCGTGTTGTCGCTGTTTGTGCTGCTAGTGGGTTTTGGGATGTTGGATCTGCTGACTCCGGGCAAGTTGTACCGGGCGGTGTTTGTGGATCACCTGCCAAATGCGGCCGCGATTGCGATTGGCCAGCAGGTAGGCCTGGGGCTGATCGTGGTGACTACGGTGCTGGGCTCCCCGGAGTCCTTGCTGGAGGGCATCACAGAGGTAGTGGTGATCGGTCTGCTCGGCGTGGTGTTGCAGGCGGTGGTGCTGGTTGCTTTGGAGGCGTTGATCCCGGGCAGGTTCCGTGATTTGGTGCTGGATCGTAAGCTGCGCGCCGGGGCTGTGACGTGCGCGGTGTTGCTTGTTGTGATCGCTGCTGTGAATGCTGCATGTTTGACTTAA